The DNA window GGTTTTTTTATTGCTGCCTGAACCGATATACTACCTCCGGGGGTTTGCCCAGGACAAAGCCGGGAGCCTCTCAAAACTCTCATCACCAACGCTTCGTTCCCACGGCGAACCATCCGAGAAAGGGCAGGCCATGCTTGAGCTGCGAGGCGTTTCCAAGGCCTTTGGCGAACTCCAGGCCCTGAAGCCAATTGATCTGAAACTGAAGCCGGGAAAAACCACGGCGCTGATTGGTCCCAGCGGTTGCGGCAAGTCGACCCTGCTGCGCGTGATGGTGGGCCTGATTGCGCCCGACCAGGGCGAGGTGTTGTTCGACGGCGAGCCGGTCACCGATAACTGGCAGCAAGTGCGGCGGCGCATGGGTTACGTGATCCAGGACGGCGGTCTGTTCCCGCATCTCACCATCCGCGGCAATGTCAGCCTGATGGCCCGGCACCTGCGCTGGCCGGCTGAAAAGATCGAGGCACGCCTGCAGGAACTGGCCAGGCTCACGCAGCTGGACCCTGTCTCGCTGGATCGCTTTCCCATGCAGGTTTCCGGCGGGCAGCGGCAGCGCGTCAGCATGATCAGGGCCCTGTTCCTCGATCCCGACATGGTCCTGCTCGACGAACCGATGGGCGCGCTGGATCCACTGATCCGTTCCGAGCTGCAGAACGATCTCAAAACGATCTTTCAGCAAATGAAGAAAACGGTCGTCATGGTAACCCACGACATCAGCGAGGCCGGCTTCCTGGCCGAGGATATCCTGCTGCTCAAAGCGGGCCAGGTGATGCAGC is part of the Lignipirellula cremea genome and encodes:
- a CDS encoding ATP-binding cassette domain-containing protein, with amino-acid sequence MLELRGVSKAFGELQALKPIDLKLKPGKTTALIGPSGCGKSTLLRVMVGLIAPDQGEVLFDGEPVTDNWQQVRRRMGYVIQDGGLFPHLTIRGNVSLMARHLRWPAEKIEARLQELARLTQLDPVSLDRFPMQVSGGQRQRVSMIRALFLDPDMVLLDEPMGALDPLIRSELQNDLKTIFQQMKKTVVMVTHDISEAGFLAEDILLLKAGQVMQRGSLEELVKQPADPFVSTFINAQRSPLEALH